One genomic segment of Brevibacillus laterosporus LMG 15441 includes these proteins:
- a CDS encoding sterol desaturase family protein encodes MLKEYVKQYFSQFDVLVISILFAFGFLWLIPDMHRIHVWMALAIGMLSYAVSEYLIHRFIFHMTPPKIRWLLAMLKRLHYDHHVSPNQLNLLFLPVWYSLPLIMLAGCAAFFITKDFSLMVAFVTGIMGYLLYYEWTHYIAHQPVQPITPWGRWMKRMHLWHHYKNENYWYGVTNPALDLLFCTYKNEKQVNRSSTARNLEQNDMK; translated from the coding sequence CTGTTGAAGGAGTATGTTAAACAATATTTTAGCCAATTTGATGTGCTAGTGATTAGCATTTTGTTTGCTTTCGGCTTTTTATGGTTAATTCCTGATATGCATCGAATTCATGTTTGGATGGCATTGGCGATCGGGATGCTTTCCTACGCGGTCAGCGAATACCTCATCCATCGATTTATCTTTCATATGACCCCCCCTAAAATACGTTGGCTTTTAGCAATGCTAAAGCGATTACACTACGATCATCATGTATCACCCAATCAATTGAACCTGTTGTTCCTACCGGTCTGGTATAGCCTGCCTCTGATCATGCTTGCAGGGTGTGCCGCTTTTTTCATCACAAAGGATTTTTCTCTTATGGTTGCATTTGTAACAGGGATTATGGGTTATCTACTTTATTATGAATGGACCCATTATATTGCACACCAGCCTGTGCAGCCGATCACTCCATGGGGGAGATGGATGAAGAGAATGCATCTTTGGCATCACTATAAAAACGAAAACTATTGGTATGGCGTAACCAATCCTGCCCTCGATCTATTATTTTGTACCTATAAGAATGAGAAACAAGTCAACCGTAGCTCTACAGCTCGTAATTTGGAACAAAACGATATGAAATAA